The window CCTAAAAATCCAGCATGGATCAACAGAGATCGCTTTGTGCTGTCAGCAGGTCACGGTTCAGCGTTACTATACAGCTTGCTCCATTTATCAGGCTATGATTTGTCATTGGAGGATTTAAAAAATTTCCGCCAGTGGGGTAGTAAAACTCCTGGACATCCAGAATTTGGTCATACGGTTGGAGTTGATGCAACAACGGGTCCACTAGGCCAAGGGATTGCAATGGCAGTTGGTATGGCAATGGCAGAACGTCATTTGGCTGCAGAATACAATAAAGAAAACTTTGAATTAGTCGACCATTATACATACAGCATCTGCGGGGATGGAGATTTAATGGAGGGTGTTTCTGCGGAAGCCGCTTCCTTAGCTGCCCATCTACAATTAGGCAGATTAATTGTTCTTTATGATTCCAACGATATATCCCTTGATGGGGACTTGAATAAGTCTTTCTCTGAAAGTGTTGAAGGCCGTTTTAAAGCTTATGGCTGGCAATATATTCGTGTAGAAGATGGAAATGATGTAGTAGCCATCGCTAAGGCATTAGAAGATGCAAGATTAGATGAAAACCATCCAACCCTCATTGAGGTAAAAACAGTGATTGGATACGGTTCACCTAACAAATCAGGAAAATCGGATGCACATGGTTCACCACTTGGTGCCAGTGAGATAAAGCTTACGAAAGAAACCTATGAATGGTCTTTTGAAGAGGACTTCCATGTTCCTGAAGAGGTATATAATCAATTTAAACAATTAGTGGCTGATAACGGTGAGAAGAAGGAAAAAGAATGGAATGACCTTTTTGTCCAATACAAAACAGTTTACCCTGAATTAGTTGTTCAATTTGAATTAGGTGCAAAAGGTGAATTACCTGAAGGCTGGTCAAAAGATGTTCCGGTTTATGAAGAAGGTAAAAAATTAGCAAGTCGTGCATCTTCGGGCGAAGTCCTCAATGCTATTGCTAAAAATACACCATTCTTCTTTGGTGGTTCTGCTGACCTTGCTGGATCCAATAAAACCTTAATAAAAGGAGCAGGAGACTTTTCTGCGCAATCCTATGAGGGAAGAAATATCTGGTTTGGAGTTCGTGAATTTGCCATGGGTGCTGCTTTAAATGGGATGGCACTACACGGTGGTTTGAAAGTTTTTGGAGGAACGTTCTTCGTATTCTCTGATTACTTACGCCCTGCAATTCGTCTTTCTGCTTTGATGAAGTTACCAGTAACATTTGTCTTTACACATGATAGCATTGCAGTTGGTGAGGATGGGCCTACCCATGAACCGGTTGAACAATTGTCTGCTCTTCGTGCAATGCCTGGTTTGTCTGTCATCCGCCCAGCGGACGGAAACGAAACAGCCGCTGCTTGGAAATTAGCGCTTGAATCTCAATCGGTCCCTACGGCACTTGTGCTAACTCGTCAAGATCTCCCGACCTTAAGGGGAACTGCTGAAAATGCCTATGAAGGTGTTTCTAAAGGGGCGTATGTTGTTTCTCCAGCAGGAAAACAAACTGCCGATGCGTTAATTTTAGCTGCCGGTTCTGAAGTTGGTCTAGCAGTTGAAGCACAAAAGGTTCTTGCAAGCGAAGGAATCGATGTATCAGTTATTAGCATGCCTTCTTGGGATCGCTTTGAGTCACAATCGAAAGAATACAAGGAGTCCGTTTTACCGAAAGCTGTTAAAAAGCGGTTAGGTATTGAAATGGCGGCGTCCTTTGGTTGGCATAAATATACTGGCGATGAAGGAGAAGTGTTGGCAATCGATCATTTTGGTGCCTCTGCTCCGGGTGAAAAAATTATGGAAGAATTCGGCTTTACAGTCGAGAACGTAGTAGCAAACGTCAAGGCTTTATTAACAAACTAACGCTTGATAACTTTGGAACGAATCTAATGATTCGTTCCTTTTTTTCGTTACAAAGAGTGTTAACTAGATATAATCAATTACATTTATCACACATTTTAATAAAGACACAAATTATTCAATCGCTCGTCACATTTTGGAAACAACTCCAACATTTACAATAATGATTTTGTAATATAATAAATCCGTAATAAGAATTATTGTAAATTGGAGGAGAGTTTTATGGATGGAGTATTGATGTTGAGCAGGCTGCAATTTGCGATAACGGTTTTTTACCACTTCCTGTTCGTGCCATTGACTTTAGGACTAGTTATTCTAGTAGCGGTGATGGAAACGAACTATGCAAGATCAGGTAATCAGCTATATCGAAACATGGCTGATTTTTGGGGAAAGCTGTTTTCAATTAATTTTGTTCTAGGAGTTATAACTGGAATCACAATGGAATTTCAGTTTGGAACAAACTGGTCAGAATACTCCAAGTATATGGGGGATATATTTGGATCTCCGCTTGCTATTGAAGCATTACTAGCGTTTTTTCTAGAATCAACGTTTATGGGAATCTGGTTATTTGGGAAAAATAAATTCTCACCAAAAATGCGGGCCATCTCAATTTGGATGGTAGCACTAGGAACCAATATTTCCGCACTTTGGATTATTACTGCGAATGGATTTATGCAAAATCCGGTTGGGTATGTATTACGAAATGGTCGAGTTGAGCTTGATAGCTTTAGTGCACTTGTAACAAATCCATATGCATGGCGCATGTTTTTTCATACAGTTATTGCTTGTTACATAGTTGGCGCATTCTTTGTTATGGCGGTCAGTGCCTATCATTTGTTAAGAAAGAACAAAGTGGACTTTTTCAAAAAATCATTCAAGTACGGTCTGGTAATGGCGTTGTTTG of the Bacillus sp. 1NLA3E genome contains:
- the tkt gene encoding transketolase yields the protein MFEKIDSLSINSIRTLSIDAIEKANSGHPGMPMGAAPMAYTLWTRFMNQNPKNPAWINRDRFVLSAGHGSALLYSLLHLSGYDLSLEDLKNFRQWGSKTPGHPEFGHTVGVDATTGPLGQGIAMAVGMAMAERHLAAEYNKENFELVDHYTYSICGDGDLMEGVSAEAASLAAHLQLGRLIVLYDSNDISLDGDLNKSFSESVEGRFKAYGWQYIRVEDGNDVVAIAKALEDARLDENHPTLIEVKTVIGYGSPNKSGKSDAHGSPLGASEIKLTKETYEWSFEEDFHVPEEVYNQFKQLVADNGEKKEKEWNDLFVQYKTVYPELVVQFELGAKGELPEGWSKDVPVYEEGKKLASRASSGEVLNAIAKNTPFFFGGSADLAGSNKTLIKGAGDFSAQSYEGRNIWFGVREFAMGAALNGMALHGGLKVFGGTFFVFSDYLRPAIRLSALMKLPVTFVFTHDSIAVGEDGPTHEPVEQLSALRAMPGLSVIRPADGNETAAAWKLALESQSVPTALVLTRQDLPTLRGTAENAYEGVSKGAYVVSPAGKQTADALILAAGSEVGLAVEAQKVLASEGIDVSVISMPSWDRFESQSKEYKESVLPKAVKKRLGIEMAASFGWHKYTGDEGEVLAIDHFGASAPGEKIMEEFGFTVENVVANVKALLTN
- a CDS encoding cytochrome ubiquinol oxidase subunit I codes for the protein MDGVLMLSRLQFAITVFYHFLFVPLTLGLVILVAVMETNYARSGNQLYRNMADFWGKLFSINFVLGVITGITMEFQFGTNWSEYSKYMGDIFGSPLAIEALLAFFLESTFMGIWLFGKNKFSPKMRAISIWMVALGTNISALWIITANGFMQNPVGYVLRNGRVELDSFSALVTNPYAWRMFFHTVIACYIVGAFFVMAVSAYHLLRKNKVDFFKKSFKYGLVMALFASTATPFLGHQSGVFATTIQPAKGAAMESVWETQTDMPFSLIQIPDAKNHRNSVEALTIPKLGSFFYTNSFNGKVTGLNDIPKDERPNVNLVFYSFRAMIALGLLFLAISWYGLYLYRKNRLVESKRYLKLVLYSVLLPYLAINLGWMVAEVGRQPWAVYGLMKTADAVSPISLGQIWFSLAGLVVFYTILLIADVYLIIKYARKGPEGVKEEKGGVESYVS